One genomic region from Drosophila subpulchrella strain 33 F10 #4 breed RU33 chromosome 2R, RU_Dsub_v1.1 Primary Assembly, whole genome shotgun sequence encodes:
- the LOC119549044 gene encoding putative transcription factor SOX-14 has protein sequence MIAKPNQATTEPPLSFCPGTVPTVPATTPANPASIQPRNPAPKPETPRTPPASTPETENTQSQPAITHPAAVASPSAPVAAAAPRTPKAPNPHTLNSHLVTPTVTVTLTPKPKAQSQSQYQHQHQSNMDMDGERSPSHRGHEMTLNMNGIDSSLVFGSARVPVNSSTPYSDATRTKKHSPGHIKRPMNAFMVWSQMERRKICERTPDLHNAEISKELGRRWQRLSKDDKQPYIIEAEKLRKLHMIEYPNYKYRPQKKQTRSPGSLKQNQDADSCEAKNDTPNTTLSTLAINGTTTAGRKSKRSTSTCQTGSVSKRLRNDSGDTPRAKYEVKGESAEQHDTVDIILPSADNLLSYQSSEYLPLSTNSNADCDEKLHSDLSSGPLESRDNLSDVVQRFLPQFFFPSNEDSQLEVNSSSQSHHNQSDPTAGLIDSISDISPINREDMSMEVMRYLPYLEANPSNDGHTLKVESSLLDGSLSEPVFDSEDNIVNDANLHSASHQIPPYVPDNHDCFADDCGGDNSSHQVEFEVVRPQTVTMTMTCTLPYGGPDGGHTFQNDDFNPIPSAAEDSDCSILTTSNSPQIGFNGSSFVEADAIESTCTYTQQDYTGNVIETHNDLNYAAQDNNGALLAYTFEDLPPQPTGSHLEFNTNKYEFASYYKM, from the exons ATGATAGCTAAGCCCAATCAGGCCACCACCGAACCACCATTGAGTTTTTGCCCCGGAACAGTGCCAACGGTTCCAGCAACCACCCCAGCGAATCCAGCGAGTATCCAGCCAAGGAATCCAGCCCCAAAACCGGAGACACCCCGCACTCCGCCTGCGTCAACCCCCGAAACAGAAAACACACAAAGCCAGCCAGCTATTACTCATCCAGCGGCTGTGGCTTCGCCTTCCGCGCCTGTTGCTGCAGCTGCACCGAGAACCCCGAAGGCCCCGAACCCCCACACCCTCAACTCCCACCTCGTAACCCCCACAGTCACAGTCACACTCACACCCAAACCCAAagcccaatcccaatcccaataccaacaccaacaccaatcCAATATGGACATGGACGGCGAAAGATCTCCGAGCCACCGCGGCCATGAAATGACACTGAACATGAACGGCATCGATTCCAGCCTGGTGTTCGGATCTGCACGGGTTCCTGTCAACTCCAGCACCCCGTATTCGGATGCAACTCGA ACCAAGAAACATTCTCCCGGCCATATTAAGCGACCTATGAATGCCTTCATGGTGTGGAGCCAGATGGAACGGCGGAAGATCTGCGAGCGGACGCCGGACCTTCACAACGCCGAGATCTCCAAGGAGCTGGGCCGCCGATGGCAGCGCCTCAGCAAGGACGACAAGCAGCCGTACATCATCGAGGCCGAGAAGCTCCGGAAGCTGCACATGATCGAGTATCCCAACTACAAGTACAGGCCCCAGAAGAAGCAGACGCGATCCCCGGGATCGCTGAAGCAGAATCAGGACGCAGACAGCTGCGAAGCTAAAAATGACACGCCCAACACCACACTGTCCACTCTTGCAATTAATGGAACCACCACTGCCGGTCGAAAAAGCAAAAGATCTACCTCTACATGTCAAACAGGTTCCGTTTCGAAACGATTAAGGAACGACTCGGGTGATACCCCCAGGGCCAAGTACGAGGTCAAGGGGGAGTCTGCAGAGCAGCACGACACCGTGGATATTATACTACCCTCAGCCGATAATCTATTAAGCTACCAATCATCTGAATATTTACCTCTAAGCACGAATAGCAATGCCGATTGCGACGAAAAGCTACACTCAGACCTGAGCTCGGGTCCGCTGGAGTCGCGGGATAATCTGTCGGACGTGGTCCAAAGATTCCTTCCACAGTTCTTCTTCCCCAGCAACGAGGACTCGCAGCTGGAGGTCAACTCCTCGTCGCAGAGCCACCACAACCAGTCGGATCCCACCGCAGGATTGATAGACAGCATCTCCGACATCAGCCCCATCAACCGCGAGGACATGTCCATGGAGGTGATGCGGTATCTGCCCTACCTGGAGGCGAATCCCTCCAACGATGGGCACACCCTCAAGGTGGAGTCCAGCCTGCTGGATGGCTCCCTCAGCGAGCCCGTGTTCGACTCCGAGGACAACATTGTGAACGATGCCAACTTGCACTCGGCCAGCCATCAAATACCTCCATATGTGCCTGACAACCACGACTGCTTTGCGGATGACTGCGGCGGGGACAACTCCTCGCACCAGGTGGAGTTCGAGGTGGTGCGGCCCCAGACGGTGACCATGACCATGACCTGCACCCTGCCCTACGGCGGACCGGATGGTGGGCACACATTCCAGAACGACGACTTCAACCCGATCCCGTCGGCCGCCGAGGACAGCGACTGCAGCATACTGACCACCTCCAACTCGCCGCAGATCGGCTTCAACGGGAGCAGCTTCGTGGAGGCGGACGCCATCGAGAGCACTTGTACATACACCCAACAAGACTACACCGGAAATGTAATTGAAACACACAATGATCTCAACTACGCCGCACAGGATAACAACGGAGCTCTGCTAGCCTACACATTTGAGGACCTGCCTCCTCAGCCAACCGGTAGTCATTTAGAATTTAACACTAACAAGTACGAGTTTGCAAGTTATTATAAAATGTGA
- the LOC119549046 gene encoding peptidylglycine alpha-hydroxylating monooxygenase-like, whose amino-acid sequence MPGISNISIPVGVFLLINLMISVEGLVKKGDYQNSVHQQNLESNSSTGSTASFPFLMPKVSPQTPDLYLCTPIKVDPTTTYYIVGFNPNSTMNTAHHMMIYGCGVPGNTKTTWSCGEMNIVSHEKSAIPCGPRSHSQIIYAWARNAKKLNLPKGVGFKVGKNSPTKYLVLQVHYAHIDKFKDGSTDDSGVFLDYTIEPKKLAGTLLLGSDGQIPAMKTEHLENACEVKENKVLHPFAYRVHTHGLGKVVSGYRVRTNSDGEQEWLQLGKRDPLTPQMFYNISNRDPIVEGDKIAVRCTLQSTRHRITKVGPTNEDEMCNFYLMYYVDQGETLNTKFCFSQGAPYYYWSNPDTGLHNIPHIEASTL is encoded by the exons ATGCCAGGAATATCCAATATCTCCATTCCCGTGGGAGTCTTCCTGCTTATCAACTTGATGATAAGTGTAGAGGGCCTTGTAAAAAAGGGGGATTACCAGAACTCCGTGCATCAACAGAATCTGGAGTCGAACTCCTCAACAGGCTCAACGGCATCCTTTCCATTCCTGATGCCCAAGGTTTCCCCGCAAACC CCCGATCTGTACTTGTGCACGCCCATCAAAGTCGACCCCACTACCACCTACTATATAG TTGGCTTCAATCCCAATTCCACCATGAACACGGCCCACCATATGATGATCTACGGATGCGGAGTACCCGGAAACACGAAGACCACTTG GAGCTGTGGTGAGATGAACATAGTTTCCCATGAGAAGTCGGCCATTCCTTGCGGACCTCGTTCTCATTCTCAG ATCATATATGCTTGGGCTAGAAACGCGAAAAAGCTGAATTTGCCCAAAGGAGTGGGTTTCAAGGTGGGCAAGAACTCGCCCACCAAGTACTTGGTACTGCAAGTACATTATGCCCACATTGATAAATTCAAAG ATGGTTCGACCGATGATTCAGGTGTGTTCTTGGATTATACGATAGAGCC TAAAAAGTTGGCTGGCACTCTATTGCTGGGCTCAGATGGACAGATTCCGGCCATGAAAACGGAGCACCTGGAAAACGCTTGCGAGGTGAAGGAGAACAAGGTACTGCATCCTTTCGCCTACCGCGTGCACACCCACGGACTGGGAAAGGTGGTGTCTGGCTACAGGGTCAGGACCAATAGCGATGGGGAACAGGAGTGGCTGCAACTTGGCAAGAGGGATCCCCTCACGCCCCAGATGTTCTATAACATCAGCAACAGGGATCCCATTGTCGAGGGAGATAAGATAGCCGTGAGGTGTACTCTGCAAAGTACCCGCCATCGAATAACCAAAGTCGG CCCAACGAACGAAGATGAGATGTGCAATTTCTACCTCATGTACTACGTGGATCAGGGCGAAACTCTGAACACAAAATTCTGCTTCAGCCAGGGCGCTCCCTACTACTACTGGTCCAATCCCGACACTGGCCTACACAACATCCCACATATCGAGGCGAGCACTTTGTAA
- the LOC119549045 gene encoding peptidylglycine alpha-hydroxylating monooxygenase, whose protein sequence is MPRISTISIPVGVFLLINLMISVDGLVKEGDYQNSVYQQNLESNSATGSTASFPFLMPKVSPQTPDLYLCTPIKVDPTTTYYIVGFNPNATMNTAHHMLLYGCGEPGTTKTTWNCGEMNRASQEESASPCGPHSHSQIIYAWARDAQKLNLPEGVGFKVGKNSPTKYLVLQVHYAHIDKFKDGSTDDSGVFLDYTEEPRKKLAGTLLLGTDGQIPAMKTEHLETACEVNENKVLHPFAYRVHTHGLGKVVSGYRVRTNSDGEQEWLQLGKRDPLTPQMFYNISNRDPIVEGDKIAVRCTLQSTRHRITKVGPTNEDEMCNFYLMYYVDQGETLNTKFCFSQGAPYYYWSNPDTGLHNIPHIEASTL, encoded by the exons ATGCCACGAATATCCACTATCTCCATTCCCGTGGGAGTCTTCCTGCTTATCAACCTGATGATAAGTGTAGACGGCCTTGTAAAAGAAGGGGATTACCAGAATTCTGTGTATCAACAGAATCTGGAGTCAAACTCCGCAACAGGCTCAACGGCATCCTTTCCATTCCTGATGCCCAAGGTTTCCCCGCAAACC CCCGATCTGTACTTGTGCACGCCCATTAAAGTCGACCCCACTACAACCTACTATATAG TTGGATTCAATCCTAATGCTACCATGAACACGGCCCACCATATGCTGCTCTACGGATGCGGAGAGCCCGGAACCACGAAGACCACTTG GAACTGTGGTGAGATGAACCGAGCTTCCCAGGAGGAGTCGGCCAGTCCCTGCGGACCCCATTCTCATTCTCAG ATCATATATGCTTGGGCTAGAGATGCCCAAAAGCTGAATTTGCCCGAAGGAGTGGGTTTCAAGGTGGGCAAGAACTCGCCCACCAAGTACTTGGTACTGCAAGTTCATTATGCCCACATTGATAAATTCAAAG ATGGTTCGACCGATGATTCAGGTGTGTTCTTGGATTACACAGAAGAGCC CCGTAAAAAGTTGGCTGGCACTCTATTGCTGGGCACAGACGGACAGATTCCGGCCATGAAAACGGAGCACTTGGAAACCGCTTGCGAAGTGAATGAGAACAAGGTGCTGCATCCTTTCGCCTACCGCGTGCACACCCACGGACTGGGAAAGGTGGTGTCTGGCTACAGGGTCAGGACCAATAGCGATGGGGAACAGGAGTGGCTGCAACTTGGCAAGAGGGATCCCCTCACGCCCCAGATGTTCTATAACATCAGCAACAGGGATCCCATTGTCGAGGGAGATAAGATAGCCGTGAGGTGTACTCTGCAAAGTACCCGCCATCGAATAACCAAAGTCGG CCCAACGAACGAAGACGAGATGTGCAATTTCTACCTCATGTACTACGTGGATCAGGGCGAAACCCTGAACACAAAATTCTGCTTCAGCCAGGGCGCTCCCTACTACTACTGGTCCAATCCCGACACTGGCCTACACAACATCCCACATATCGAGGCGAGCACTTTGTAA
- the LOC119549048 gene encoding LOW QUALITY PROTEIN: transforming growth factor beta-1-induced transcript 1 protein (The sequence of the model RefSeq protein was modified relative to this genomic sequence to represent the inferred CDS: inserted 1 base in 1 codon) — protein MNPSICCRCNEEIWPRAIKSLGKSYHPHHFTCTECGLVVDPKLFFAVADEVVCSECYLGKHVARCSACRAPILERGVATGGRKWHEKCFRCVSCSRPLVSATFFEINGYLFCKSHFXELFSSRCAGCAKPIDERAVVALSTKWHVKCFRCHECHRKITASEFGIQQGQPVCLDCQPIDPSPQNLCAS, from the exons ATGAACCCTTCTATTTGCTGCAGATGCAACGAGGAGATTTGGCCAAGGGCAATCAAAAGCTTGGGCAAGTCCTACCATCCGCACCACTTCACCTGCACGGAATGCGGCCTGGTGGTGGATCCTAAGCTGTTCTTCGCGGTGGCGGACGAGGTGGTATGCAGTGAGTGCTATCTGGGCAAGCATGTCGCTCGGTGCTCCGCCTGCCGGGCTCCGATCCTGGAGCGCGGCGTGGCCACTGGCGGGCGCAAGTGGCACGAAAAGTGTTTCCGGTGCGTGAGCTGCAGCAGACCGCTGGTCTCGGCGACCTTTTTCGAAATTAACGGATACCTCTTCTGCAAGTCACACT GGGAACTGTTTTCGTCCCGCTGTGCCGGCTGTGCGAAGCCCATCGATGAACGAGCTGTTGTCGCGCTGAGCACCAAGTGGCATGTGAAGTGCTTCAGGTGCCATGAGTGCCACCGAAAGATCACCGCCTCTGAGTTTGGGATCCAGCAAGGACAACCCGTCTGCCTCGACTGCCAACCCATCGATCCGAGTCCCCAAAATTTGTGTGCCTCATAA